One window from the genome of Salvia miltiorrhiza cultivar Shanhuang (shh) chromosome 7, IMPLAD_Smil_shh, whole genome shotgun sequence encodes:
- the LOC130991598 gene encoding uncharacterized protein LOC130991598 has product MASPTAKLAFRFLLVAVVALILFYVGRPLYWKISATVHDIRHNKQTVSGGISKIVQDAQRSVGWYHDESDSGYNENKKSTSARRFLLGQVL; this is encoded by the exons ATGGCGTCTCCTACAGCGAAGCTCGCATTTCGCTTTCTGTTGGTGGCAGTGGTGGCTTTGATTCTGTTCTATGTCGGACGGCCGCTCTACTGGAAAATTTCCGCCACCGTTCACGACATCCGCCACAATAAACAAACCGTTTCTGGAG GTATTTCAAAAATTGTGCAAGATGCTCAGAGATCAGTGGGGTGGTATCATGATGAGTCGGATTCAGGATATAATGAGAATAAGAAATCTACTTCAGCTAGGAGGTTTCTTCTCGGTCAGGTTTTGTGA
- the LOC130991597 gene encoding sugar transporter ERD6-like 16 isoform X1: protein MAIDQHKDVEDGLAQPFIEQAKRVDSDEENGSIWMVLLSTCVAVCGSFEFGSCVGYSSPTQSAIREDLNLSLSEFSMFGSIITIGAMIGAVTSGRLADYIGRKGAMRMSAVFCITGWLAVYFAVEALFLDVGRFCTGYGIGIFSYVVPVFIAEIAPKNLRGGLATLNQLMIVCGASTAYIVGSVVTWRTLALTGLIPCLLLLVGLFFIPESPRWLAKVGRKKEFESALRRLRGRNADIMQEANEIQASIDVLLDQPRVRILDLFDPKYIRPVTVGVGLMVFQQFGGINGIGFYSSETFVAAGFSSGKAGTIAYAIIQVPITMLGAVLMDKSGRRPLLIISAAGTCLGCIMTGASFFLKDQSLLPQCVPFLAVSGVLVYISAFSIGTGPVPWVVMSEIFPIHIKGVAGSLVVLVNWLGAWLVSYTFNYMMSWSSAGTFSIYAAFCALTILFVAKIMPETKGKTLEEIQASLRS from the exons ATGGCTATTGATCAGCACAAAGATGTTGAAGATGGCCTTGCTCAGCCCTTCATTGAGCAAGCGAAACGCGTCGATTCAGACGAGGAAAATGGATCGATTTGGATGGTGTTGCTGAGTACTTGTGTTGCTGTTTGTGGATCATTTGAGTTTGGATCATGT GTGGGATATTCTTCACCTACTCAATCAGCTATAAGAGAGGACTTAAATCTATCTCTATCTGAg TTCTCTATGTTTGGATCCATAATCACCATTGGAGCTATGATTGGAGCTGTCACAAGCGGTAGACTCGCAGATTACATTGGTCGAAAAGGG gcaaTGAGAATGTCAGCTGTTTTCTGCATCACAGGATGGCTGGCTGTCTATTTCGCCGTG GAAGCTCTGTTTCTTGATGTTGGGAGGTTCTGCACTGGCTATGGCATAGGAATATTCTCCTATGTG GTTCCTGTCTTCATTGCTGAAATCGCGCCCAAGAATCTCCGCGGAGGGCTTGCAACGTTGAATCAG CTTATGATTGTCTGTGGAGCATCAACTGCATACATTGTTGGATCAGTTGTAACATGGAGAACATTAGCCTTAACTG GGCTCATCCCTTGTCTTTTACTTCTTGTTGGCCTATTCTTCATCCCGGAATCGCCTAGATGGCTG GCGAAAGTTGGCCGGAAGAAAGAGTTTGAGTCAGCATTGCGCAGGCTTCGTGGCAGGAATGCTGATATAATGCAAGAAGCAAATGAAATTCAA GCCAGCATCGACGTTCTACTAGATCAACCTAGAGTCAGAATACTGGACTTGTTCGACCCCAAATACATACGTCCAGTCACT GTTGGTGTAGGATTGATGGTCTTTCAGCAGTTTGGAGGGATAAATGGGATTGGTTTCTATTCTAGTGAAACATTTGTAGCTGCAGGTTTCTCTTCAGGAAAAGCTGGGACAATTGCATATGCCATAATTCAG GTCCCTATAACTATGCTTGGAGCAGTACTAATGGATAAATCAGGAAGAAGGCCTCTTCTCATT atatCAGCAGCAGGAACATGCCTTGGATGCATCATGACAGGGGCTTCATTTTTCCTTAAG GATCAATCTCTCCTGCCTCAATGTGTCCCATTTCTTGCTGTCTCTGGAGTActg GTGTACATATCCGCGTTCTCTATAGGGACGGGGCCAGTTCCCTGGGTCGTCATGTCAGAG atTTTTCCAATTCATATAAAAGGTGTAGCAGGGAGCCTAGTAGTTTTGGTGAACTGGTTAGGTGCATGGTTAGTTTCCTACACCTTCAACTACATGATGAGCTGGAGTTCAGCTG gTACATTTTCGATCTATGCTGCATTTTGCGCGCTGACAATACTGTTTGTGGCCAAGATCATGCCTGAGACAAAGGGGAAGACACTGGAAGAAATTCAGGCCTCTCTCAGGTCATGA
- the LOC130991597 gene encoding sugar transporter ERD6-like 16 isoform X2 produces the protein MFGSIITIGAMIGAVTSGRLADYIGRKGAMRMSAVFCITGWLAVYFAVEALFLDVGRFCTGYGIGIFSYVVPVFIAEIAPKNLRGGLATLNQLMIVCGASTAYIVGSVVTWRTLALTGLIPCLLLLVGLFFIPESPRWLAKVGRKKEFESALRRLRGRNADIMQEANEIQASIDVLLDQPRVRILDLFDPKYIRPVTVGVGLMVFQQFGGINGIGFYSSETFVAAGFSSGKAGTIAYAIIQVPITMLGAVLMDKSGRRPLLIISAAGTCLGCIMTGASFFLKDQSLLPQCVPFLAVSGVLVYISAFSIGTGPVPWVVMSEIFPIHIKGVAGSLVVLVNWLGAWLVSYTFNYMMSWSSAGTFSIYAAFCALTILFVAKIMPETKGKTLEEIQASLRS, from the exons ATGTTTGGATCCATAATCACCATTGGAGCTATGATTGGAGCTGTCACAAGCGGTAGACTCGCAGATTACATTGGTCGAAAAGGG gcaaTGAGAATGTCAGCTGTTTTCTGCATCACAGGATGGCTGGCTGTCTATTTCGCCGTG GAAGCTCTGTTTCTTGATGTTGGGAGGTTCTGCACTGGCTATGGCATAGGAATATTCTCCTATGTG GTTCCTGTCTTCATTGCTGAAATCGCGCCCAAGAATCTCCGCGGAGGGCTTGCAACGTTGAATCAG CTTATGATTGTCTGTGGAGCATCAACTGCATACATTGTTGGATCAGTTGTAACATGGAGAACATTAGCCTTAACTG GGCTCATCCCTTGTCTTTTACTTCTTGTTGGCCTATTCTTCATCCCGGAATCGCCTAGATGGCTG GCGAAAGTTGGCCGGAAGAAAGAGTTTGAGTCAGCATTGCGCAGGCTTCGTGGCAGGAATGCTGATATAATGCAAGAAGCAAATGAAATTCAA GCCAGCATCGACGTTCTACTAGATCAACCTAGAGTCAGAATACTGGACTTGTTCGACCCCAAATACATACGTCCAGTCACT GTTGGTGTAGGATTGATGGTCTTTCAGCAGTTTGGAGGGATAAATGGGATTGGTTTCTATTCTAGTGAAACATTTGTAGCTGCAGGTTTCTCTTCAGGAAAAGCTGGGACAATTGCATATGCCATAATTCAG GTCCCTATAACTATGCTTGGAGCAGTACTAATGGATAAATCAGGAAGAAGGCCTCTTCTCATT atatCAGCAGCAGGAACATGCCTTGGATGCATCATGACAGGGGCTTCATTTTTCCTTAAG GATCAATCTCTCCTGCCTCAATGTGTCCCATTTCTTGCTGTCTCTGGAGTActg GTGTACATATCCGCGTTCTCTATAGGGACGGGGCCAGTTCCCTGGGTCGTCATGTCAGAG atTTTTCCAATTCATATAAAAGGTGTAGCAGGGAGCCTAGTAGTTTTGGTGAACTGGTTAGGTGCATGGTTAGTTTCCTACACCTTCAACTACATGATGAGCTGGAGTTCAGCTG gTACATTTTCGATCTATGCTGCATTTTGCGCGCTGACAATACTGTTTGTGGCCAAGATCATGCCTGAGACAAAGGGGAAGACACTGGAAGAAATTCAGGCCTCTCTCAGGTCATGA
- the LOC130991596 gene encoding LEC14B homolog has product MSRPRRYITPGDCFDEPVELSCGRVRLGCADDEFAQLTKLRSAPHKRLRQVLPGEATSLVSPVQMMLGRECNYSGRGRFSLSDSCHVLSRYLPVRTTPSVVDKMTSCAYVSQFSDDGSLFVAGFQESHIKIYDVDRGWKIHKDIRARSLRWTITDTALSPDRRFLVYSSISPVVHIVDVGSATKQSHANVTEIHEGLEFSSNSDDYEDYSFGIFSVKFSTDGREIVAASSDDAIYVYDLEARKLSLRIAAHRADVNSVCFADESGNVIYSGSDDCLCKVWDRRCLATKGQAAGVLMGHLEGITFIDTRGDGRYFISNGKDQSIKLWDIRKMSSNVNYVPRRRYSEWDYRWMEYPEQARNLRLPDDLSIATYKGHTVLRTLIRCYFSPAYSTGQRYIYTGSTDSCVYVYDVLSGDQVAKLDFHEDPVRDCNWHPFYPMLVSSSWDGMIARWVFPDNGENTAPARPVRRRRRFFY; this is encoded by the exons atgaGTAGGCCGAGAAGATATATTACTCCTGGAGATTGCTTTGACGAGCCTGTAGAATTATCGTGTGGCCGTGTGCGACTAGGTTGTGCCGATGATGAATTTGCTCAGCTGACAAAGTTAAGGTCCGCACCACACAAGCGTCTGAGGCAGGTGTTGCCCGGAGAGGCAACATCACTCGTTTCGCCAGTGCAAATGATGTTGGGTAGGGAGTGCAACTACAGTGGGAGAGGCAGGTTTTCTTTATCGGATTCTTGTCATGTTTTGAGCCGATATTTGCCTGTCCGTACTACTCCCTCTGTGGTCGATAAGATGACGAGCTGTGCATATGTGTCCCAATTTTCTGATGATGGTTCTCTTTTCGTTGCTGGATTTCAG GAAAGCCATATCAAAATATATGATGTTGATCGTGGATGGAAAATTCATAAAGACATTCGTGCCAGGAGCTTGAGGTGGACTATCACTGATACTGCTCTGTCACCAGATCGTCGTTTTCTT GTTTATTCCAGCATCTCTCCAGTTGTGCATATCGTAGATGTTGGATCTGCTACAAAACAGTCTCATGCAAACGTGACG GAGATTCATGAAGGTCTGGAATTTTCATCTAACAGTGATGATTATGAGGACTATTCTTTTGGCATCTTCTCCGTTAAGTTTTCTACTGATGGGCGAGAAATTGTTGCTGCTAGCAGCGACGATGCAATATATGTTTATGATCTTGAAGCAAGAAAACTAAGCCTCCGAATTGCAGCTCATCGG GCTGATGTCAATTCTGTATGCTTTGCTGATGAAAGTGGTAACGTCATATATTCAGGAAGCGATGATTGCCTGTGCAAA GTTTGGGACAGGCGTTGCCTTGCAACCAAGGGGCAAGCTGCTGGAGTCCTGATGGGACATTTAGAAGGCATCACATTCATCGATACTCGTGGAGATGGTCGTTACTTCATCTCAAATGGAAAAGATCAATCAATCAAACTTTGGGATATAAGGAAGATGTCATCTAATGTTAATTA TGTGCCAAGACGTCGATATTCTGAATGGGATTATAGATGGATGGAATATCCAGAACAGGCTAGAAATCTGAGGCTTCCCGATGATCTGTCAATAGCAACATATAAAGGACATACTGTCTTGCGCACTCTGATACGCTGTTATTTCTCGCCAGCATATAG CACAGGGCAAAGGTATATATATACAGGATCAACTGATTCCTGCGTCTACGTTTATGATGTG TTGAGTGGCGATCAAGTTGCAAAACTCGATTTCCACGAGGATCCTGTACGCGACTGCAACTGGCACCCGTTCTACCCTATGCTGGTGAGCTCATCCTGGGACGGCATGATTGCGCGTTGGGTGTTCCCCGATAACGGGGAAAACACGGCACCGGCTAGACCAGTCAGAAGAAGAAGACGGTTTTTCTACTAA